In Vibrio echinoideorum, the sequence TCTCTTTCTTAACAGCTTCATGTCGAGCATTACGTAGGAACTGCAAATCTTCCGTATCCAGCAACTTAAATGCATTCGGGCATACCTTCTCCACACGCCATCCAAATTGCTCTTCCATCATAAAGCGGTCAAACATCACGACATCAGGTTGCAGCTCTTCAATGTACTGGTCAAAGCTATCGCAATTTAACTGTATAGATTGGCTTGTGATGCCCTCTTCAGACAGATCGATCATGTGCTCGGTTTCTTGAGCTGGCGTTGCAAATTCAACGGACCAACCTTGTCTCTTGAACAGGCGTAAAAGAGACATCATATGGCTGCCTGCCGCCGATGAGTTCGGTTCTGGCCAAACGTAGCCAATTGCTAAAACTTTCTTCAAAACACTTCCTAAGAAATAACAAAAGGGACTCTACAAGTCCCTAGTCAAATATTTATCGCTGATGGCCGACTTATATCGCTGACAACTATCAGTTCTAATAAATCAGCTATCAGACCCGCTCACCCACATTGCGAGCGATCATAAGCACTTCATCAGCAGAATAAAGGTTTGAAATCGTGGCTTCGACTTCAGCGCCTAATGTCGACTGATACAGTTTTTGTGCAAAATTGTCTGCTCTGGTGGTAACCAGAACATGCTTTAGTGTTGACCCTTGCTGCGCTAGCTGCTGCTTTACTTGCGGCAGCGAATCAAGAATCAGCTTCTTGCCTAATCCTTTACCCTGTGCACTAGGTAACACGGCAAGTTGTTCTAACTCCAATACAGCTTGAGGTCTAAACCCACTCTTCTGAACCCAAATAATGTAACCCACGATCTCGCCTTCGCTCTCTGCAACAAAGTTAAGAAAGCGCGGCGCGGCATTTAAGTTACATTGTAACCACTCTCGCGAATTTTGCTGTCGAACAAAGGCTGCTTGGTGGACGAAAGCCGCCCCATCGAGGTCGGCTTTCGTCATAAGACGTACTTTGCTTACAAGACGAATTGGGCTCATCAGCGTTATTCGCTCGCTGAATTCGGGTGTGTTTTACAGTGTAAAATGGC encodes:
- a CDS encoding GNAT family N-acetyltransferase gives rise to the protein MTKADLDGAAFVHQAAFVRQQNSREWLQCNLNAAPRFLNFVAESEGEIVGYIIWVQKSGFRPQAVLELEQLAVLPSAQGKGLGKKLILDSLPQVKQQLAQQGSTLKHVLVTTRADNFAQKLYQSTLGAEVEATISNLYSADEVLMIARNVGERV